One Danio rerio strain Tuebingen ecotype United States chromosome 9, GRCz12tu, whole genome shotgun sequence genomic region harbors:
- the ndp gene encoding norrin isoform X2: protein MRNSVALSQPGILLLLVTCPLLTILQGVTCKAESGHLGDNDPDRCMRHHFVETITHPIYKCNSKMVLLARCEGHCSHTSRSDPLISFSSVLKQPFKNTCFCCRPHTSKLKAVRLRCSGGTRITATYRYILACSCEECS from the exons ATGAGGAACTCGGTCGCTCTGAGCCAGCCGGGCATTCTACTTCTTCTGGTCACATGTCCTCTGCTGACTATCCTGCAGGGTGTCACCTGTAAGGCAGAGAGTGGACACTTAGGGGACAATGATCCTGACAGGTGTATGAGACACCACTTTGTTGAGACCATCACACATCCTATCTACAAGTGCAATTCAAAG ATGGTCCTCCTGGCTCGATGTGAGGGTCACTGTAGCCACACTTCTCGTTCAGACccactgatttcttttagctcTGTCCTGAAGCAGCCTTTCAAAAATACATGTTTCTGCTGCCGTCCACACACCTCCAAACTGAAGGCAGTACGTCTTCGATGCTCGGGTGGGACACGGATAACCGCTACTTACCGTTACATCCTTGCGTGCAGCTGTGAGGAGTGCAGCTGA